In one window of Camelina sativa cultivar DH55 chromosome 15, Cs, whole genome shotgun sequence DNA:
- the LOC104745060 gene encoding mitochondrial inner membrane protease subunit 2-like, with translation MGIQKLLWEVAKKSFAGGIIGLTISDRCCSVVPVRGDSMSPTMNPQKNSFFDDFVLVDKFCLKDYKFARGDVVVFSSPTNFRDRYIKRIVGMPGEWISSSRDVVRVPEGHCWVEGDNKYSSLDSRTFGPIPLGLIRGRVTRVVWPPQRVSKIGR, from the exons ATGGGAATCCAGAAACTTTTATGGGAAGTGGCAAAGAAATCATTCGCTGGAGGTATTATAGGGCTTACCATTTCAGATAGATGTTGTAGCGTTGTTCCGGTGAGAGGAGATTCCATGTCTCCTACAATGAATCCCCagaaaaattctttttttg ATGATTTTGTACTTGTGGACAAATTTTGCCTCAAGGATTATAAGTTTGCGCGTGGTGATGTTGTAGTGTTCAG CTCTCCAACAAATTTTAGGGATAGATACATAAAGAGGATAGTTGGTATGCCTGGCGAATGGATAAGTAGTTCTCGGGATGTGGTCAGAGTCCCAGAAGGCCATTGTTGGGTGGAAGGAGATAACAAATATTCCAGCTTAGACTCAAGAACCTTTGGCCCT ATTCCTTTGGGTTTAATTCGAGGACGGGTCACTCGTGTAGTGTGGCCTCCTCAAAGAGTAAGCAAGATTGGTCGATAA